A genomic stretch from Diachasmimorpha longicaudata isolate KC_UGA_2023 chromosome 2, iyDiaLong2, whole genome shotgun sequence includes:
- the LOC135173085 gene encoding uncharacterized protein LOC135173085 codes for MGNKVHRSNNHHLVMKQVWSGIDKNPQYHANLFFISLCKKYPQYSKYFTTEQNVPLSVDARTSAKFRLIIEALGYLLLDSYKKQDQSDYITGYIAMVHKDMDLMRSDMFNFGESLIDYLAATFPRSMTPDCQNIVSGYIHNLLNEISQKMEALREDDVNATDFARQNEKRSVKERLRRRSDSIYGHPVEYWVERKHQWEERLDSWRRQAEGVNSEIEVPAPEEVPKEATKEVAIACVGSSADQFLKSYGVLEAIRQTV; via the exons ATGGGGAATAAAGTTCATCGTAGCAACAACCATCACTTGGTCATGAAGCAAGTATGGTCGGGTATTGATAAAAATCCCCAGTATCACgcgaatttgtttttcataaG CCTCTGCAAAAAATATCCTCAGTACTCGAAGTACTTCACCACCGAACAGAACGTTCCCCTGTCCGTGGACGCTCGAACGAGTGCCAAATTCCGATTGATTATCGAGGCACTAGGTTATTTACTACTCGATTCATATAAAAAGCAGGATCAATCAGACTACATCACTGGGTACATTGCGATGGTCCACAAGGATATGGACTTGATGCGTTCGGATATGTTT aatttcggCGAAAGCCTGATTGACTACCTGGCCGCGACATTTCCTCGATCTATGACTCCGGACTGTCAAAACATTGTTTCTGGATACATTCACAACCTCTTGAATGAAATATCCCAGAAAATGGAGGCTTTGAGGGAAGATGATGTCAATGCAACTGATTTTGCCagacaaaatgaaaaa AGATCTGTTAAAGAAAGATTACGCCGCAGATCGGATTCGATCTACGGTCACCCAGTGGAGTATTGGGTAGAGAGGAAGCACCAGTGGGAGGAGCGGCTGGATTCCTGGAGGCGCCAAGCCGAGGGGGTAAATAGTGAAATTGAAGTCCCTGCACCTGAAGAGGTCCCGAAGGAAGCTACCAAGGAAGTCGCCATAGCATGCGTCGGTTCCAGTGCCGATCAGTTTCTCAAGTCCTACGGGGTCTTAGAGGCGATAAGGCAGACGGTATAA
- the LOC135173051 gene encoding kinesin-like protein KIF19 isoform X1 — protein MTQCSSASGSTTSSSGSCRRVPKDRSNRAIEEKLMVAVRIRPLGDDKSGPRVIHAVNNKMVMLDDLEVDKLKRSSPRQYLYDLVLGEGSTQADVYEGTTKPLVQDIIDGFNATVFAYGATGAGKTHTMVGSSAEPGVMVRALNDIFLASRQTPDNVDVQVTMSYLEIYNENIRDLLNPSTGYLELRDESRGRNVQVAGLTEISTNSTEEVMKLLHRGNTARTVEPTAANETSSRSHALLSVLVKQTSKPKSGRDIGQRTRVKQGKLFMIDLAGSERAKQTKNQGKRLQEGGHINRSLLALGNCITALSCGARYVNYRDSKLTRLLKDALGGNSRTVMIAHVSPVAAHRDESKNTLMYADRANRITNKVERNIVDVNYHVSQYRDIISDLKNEISRLRTKMHDSDRPRSNTDEPITEAQSTDLRRLREKIVSVFKEQMRLRRKLMELDSHLLGLNIAGEQQHAIIAHWESRNNKLYRASKDSTRRRSSGDSQVEEVDNEDSTEEVEIDDVTVQQAWNELSEISKEQERYSELRALTERELETCRQRSANLEDELPSQINSDQERELLALMLRVHELEADKMMLQSERLVKQHELRRRELLLLRYDRQRQISDEIITRQRRIMEDGKLELPTDLQGLYLMYQQEIHAAAYNDSNLVDLSVSSMLFNNRLPPISRNVEVLDDSRMASSSTDSDWESPLPPIPEPREIESVMGPIVRPLDSPALFKFPPISSTVSRTKDNKLRRVASDNNVSLIKPSRGGRSRDIGKLDPRK, from the exons ATGACACAGTGTAGCAGCGCGAGTGGTAGCACCACTAGCTCTAGTGGCAGTTGCAGAAGAGTGCCGAAGGACCGGTCCAATCGGGCTATCGAGGAAAAACTTATG GTGGCGGTGAGGATCAGACCACTGGGTGATGATAAATCCGGCCCTCGGGTTATACATGCTGTTAATAATAAG ATGGTAATGTTGGATGACTTGGAGGTAGACAAGCTCAAGCGAAGTTCCCCGCGACAATATCTGTACGATCTGGTCCTCGGGGAAGGTTCCACACAAGCAGATGTCTATGAAGGTACGACAAAACCCCTGGTCCAGGATATTATCGATGGCTTCAATGCAACAGTCTTCGCTTATGGGGCCACTGGTGCTGGGAAAACCCACACGATGGTCGGCAGTTCTGCAGAGCCTGGAGTCATGGTTCGAGCGCTCAACGATATCTTCCTGGCTAGTCGACAAACCCCTGATAACGTTGATGTTCAA GTAACAATGTCATATCTCGAAATATACAATGAGAACATACGCGACCTGTTGAATCCCAGTACCGGTTACTTGGAGTTGCGTGACGAGTCTAGGGGTCGTAATGTTCAAGTCGCGGGTCTCACGGAGATATCAACAAATTCCACGGAGGAA GTGATGAAGTTGTTGCACCGGGGGAACACCGCCAGAACAGTCGAGCCGACAGCGGCGAATGAGACGTCATCCAGAAGTCATGCGTTGCTCAGTGTTTTGGTCAAGCAAACAAGTAAACCCAAGTCAGGGAGGGACATTGGACAGAGGACGAGGGTTAAACAGGGGAAACTTTTTATGATTGATCTTGCTGGATCGGAACGTGCTAAGCAAACAAAA AACCAAGGAAAACGACTTCAAGAAGGTGGCCACATAAACAGATCCCTCCTGGCCTTGGGCAACTGCATCACAGCCCTGTCATGTGGTGCGAGGTATGTCAACTACCGCGACTCTAAACTGACTCGTCTCTTGAAGGACGCCCTCGGGGGAAACAGCCGGACCGTCATGATCGCTCACGTATCTCCTGTCGCAGCCCACCGAGACGAGAGCAAAAACACCCTCATGTACGCAGATCGAGCCAACAGAATCACGAATAAAGTCGAGAGAAACATCGTCGATGTGAACTACCACGTGTCCCAGTACCGAGACATCATCAGTGATCTGAAGAACGAAATTTCAAGGCTCAGGACGAAAATGCATGACTCAGATCGACCGCGATCCAACACCGACGAACCGATCACAGAAGCTCAGTCGACTGACTTGAGAAGATTACGGGAGAAAATTGTTTCTGTTTTCAAGGAACAGATGAGATTGAG ACGTAAGCTGATGGAGTTGGACAGTCACCTACTCGGTTTGAATATTGCGGGGGAGCAGCAGCACGCGATAATCGCCCACTGGGAATCCCGGAACAATAAACTTTACAGAGCGAGTAAAGACTCAACGAGAAGACGATCCAGTGGAGACAGCCAAGTCGAGGAAGTTGACAATGAAg ATTCAACCGAAGAAGTCGAGATAGATGACGTAACCGTCCAACAAGCTTGGAACGAACTGTCAGAAATCAGCAAAGAGCAAGAACGTTACTCAGAACTACGAGCCCTAACAGAACGGGAGTTAGAAACCTGCAGGCAACGTAGCGCAAATCTTGAGGATGAACTTCCTTCCCAAATAAATTCCGACCAAGAACGAGAGCTGTTGGCGCTGATGCTTCGAGTGCACGAGTTGGAAGCCGACAAGATGATGCTGCAGAGTGAGAGGCTGGTGAAACAACATGAGTTGAGAAGACGTGAATTACTGCTATTGAGATacgacagacagagacagatatCAGACGAGATAATTACGAGACAGCGGAGGATCATGGAGGACGGCAAACTCGAGCTGCCGACAGATCTCCAGGGGCTGTACCTCATGTACCAGCAGGAGATTCACGCAGCTGCTTACAATGACAGCAATCTCGTAGATTTATCTGTCTCCTCGATGCTCTTCAATAACCGATTGCCGCCAATTTCCCGGAATGTTGAGGTCTTGGATGACAGCAGGATGGCCAGTAGCTCGACGGATTCTGATTGGGAATCACCACTGCCGCCAATTCCAGAGCCCAGGGAAATCGAGAGCGTGATGGGGCCTATTGTTAGGCCCCTTGATTCGCCGGCTTTATTCAAATTTCCGCCGATTTCTTCGACCGTGTCGAGAACAAA GGACAATAAGCTACGAAGAGTGGCGAGTGACAACAACGTGAGTCTGATAAAGCCGTCGCGTGGAGGGAGATCCCGAGATATTGGAAAACTAGATCCACGAAAATGA
- the LOC135173051 gene encoding kinesin-like protein KIF19 isoform X2 produces the protein MVMLDDLEVDKLKRSSPRQYLYDLVLGEGSTQADVYEGTTKPLVQDIIDGFNATVFAYGATGAGKTHTMVGSSAEPGVMVRALNDIFLASRQTPDNVDVQVTMSYLEIYNENIRDLLNPSTGYLELRDESRGRNVQVAGLTEISTNSTEEVMKLLHRGNTARTVEPTAANETSSRSHALLSVLVKQTSKPKSGRDIGQRTRVKQGKLFMIDLAGSERAKQTKNQGKRLQEGGHINRSLLALGNCITALSCGARYVNYRDSKLTRLLKDALGGNSRTVMIAHVSPVAAHRDESKNTLMYADRANRITNKVERNIVDVNYHVSQYRDIISDLKNEISRLRTKMHDSDRPRSNTDEPITEAQSTDLRRLREKIVSVFKEQMRLRRKLMELDSHLLGLNIAGEQQHAIIAHWESRNNKLYRASKDSTRRRSSGDSQVEEVDNEDSTEEVEIDDVTVQQAWNELSEISKEQERYSELRALTERELETCRQRSANLEDELPSQINSDQERELLALMLRVHELEADKMMLQSERLVKQHELRRRELLLLRYDRQRQISDEIITRQRRIMEDGKLELPTDLQGLYLMYQQEIHAAAYNDSNLVDLSVSSMLFNNRLPPISRNVEVLDDSRMASSSTDSDWESPLPPIPEPREIESVMGPIVRPLDSPALFKFPPISSTVSRTKDNKLRRVASDNNVSLIKPSRGGRSRDIGKLDPRK, from the exons ATGGTAATGTTGGATGACTTGGAGGTAGACAAGCTCAAGCGAAGTTCCCCGCGACAATATCTGTACGATCTGGTCCTCGGGGAAGGTTCCACACAAGCAGATGTCTATGAAGGTACGACAAAACCCCTGGTCCAGGATATTATCGATGGCTTCAATGCAACAGTCTTCGCTTATGGGGCCACTGGTGCTGGGAAAACCCACACGATGGTCGGCAGTTCTGCAGAGCCTGGAGTCATGGTTCGAGCGCTCAACGATATCTTCCTGGCTAGTCGACAAACCCCTGATAACGTTGATGTTCAA GTAACAATGTCATATCTCGAAATATACAATGAGAACATACGCGACCTGTTGAATCCCAGTACCGGTTACTTGGAGTTGCGTGACGAGTCTAGGGGTCGTAATGTTCAAGTCGCGGGTCTCACGGAGATATCAACAAATTCCACGGAGGAA GTGATGAAGTTGTTGCACCGGGGGAACACCGCCAGAACAGTCGAGCCGACAGCGGCGAATGAGACGTCATCCAGAAGTCATGCGTTGCTCAGTGTTTTGGTCAAGCAAACAAGTAAACCCAAGTCAGGGAGGGACATTGGACAGAGGACGAGGGTTAAACAGGGGAAACTTTTTATGATTGATCTTGCTGGATCGGAACGTGCTAAGCAAACAAAA AACCAAGGAAAACGACTTCAAGAAGGTGGCCACATAAACAGATCCCTCCTGGCCTTGGGCAACTGCATCACAGCCCTGTCATGTGGTGCGAGGTATGTCAACTACCGCGACTCTAAACTGACTCGTCTCTTGAAGGACGCCCTCGGGGGAAACAGCCGGACCGTCATGATCGCTCACGTATCTCCTGTCGCAGCCCACCGAGACGAGAGCAAAAACACCCTCATGTACGCAGATCGAGCCAACAGAATCACGAATAAAGTCGAGAGAAACATCGTCGATGTGAACTACCACGTGTCCCAGTACCGAGACATCATCAGTGATCTGAAGAACGAAATTTCAAGGCTCAGGACGAAAATGCATGACTCAGATCGACCGCGATCCAACACCGACGAACCGATCACAGAAGCTCAGTCGACTGACTTGAGAAGATTACGGGAGAAAATTGTTTCTGTTTTCAAGGAACAGATGAGATTGAG ACGTAAGCTGATGGAGTTGGACAGTCACCTACTCGGTTTGAATATTGCGGGGGAGCAGCAGCACGCGATAATCGCCCACTGGGAATCCCGGAACAATAAACTTTACAGAGCGAGTAAAGACTCAACGAGAAGACGATCCAGTGGAGACAGCCAAGTCGAGGAAGTTGACAATGAAg ATTCAACCGAAGAAGTCGAGATAGATGACGTAACCGTCCAACAAGCTTGGAACGAACTGTCAGAAATCAGCAAAGAGCAAGAACGTTACTCAGAACTACGAGCCCTAACAGAACGGGAGTTAGAAACCTGCAGGCAACGTAGCGCAAATCTTGAGGATGAACTTCCTTCCCAAATAAATTCCGACCAAGAACGAGAGCTGTTGGCGCTGATGCTTCGAGTGCACGAGTTGGAAGCCGACAAGATGATGCTGCAGAGTGAGAGGCTGGTGAAACAACATGAGTTGAGAAGACGTGAATTACTGCTATTGAGATacgacagacagagacagatatCAGACGAGATAATTACGAGACAGCGGAGGATCATGGAGGACGGCAAACTCGAGCTGCCGACAGATCTCCAGGGGCTGTACCTCATGTACCAGCAGGAGATTCACGCAGCTGCTTACAATGACAGCAATCTCGTAGATTTATCTGTCTCCTCGATGCTCTTCAATAACCGATTGCCGCCAATTTCCCGGAATGTTGAGGTCTTGGATGACAGCAGGATGGCCAGTAGCTCGACGGATTCTGATTGGGAATCACCACTGCCGCCAATTCCAGAGCCCAGGGAAATCGAGAGCGTGATGGGGCCTATTGTTAGGCCCCTTGATTCGCCGGCTTTATTCAAATTTCCGCCGATTTCTTCGACCGTGTCGAGAACAAA GGACAATAAGCTACGAAGAGTGGCGAGTGACAACAACGTGAGTCTGATAAAGCCGTCGCGTGGAGGGAGATCCCGAGATATTGGAAAACTAGATCCACGAAAATGA
- the LOC135173058 gene encoding pH-sensitive chloride channel 2-like, whose translation MRTIRLFVEIILGLFCVMQHSGISARKPVEDGTCPTFTSVSTLTQTELLQELTNDCRYDKMVRPPGEINASDPIHVVCRANIYTIKSNMAKTLQFDVHMMLQFRYRDPRLKFSDIAPHFTQIYGGRSTHDLIWTPTVYVANERSSAIMGNGVKDLLVSIDPTGMVILNTRLEVTLNCGLRLEKFPFDVQECPLVFESWTNSVQEMKLDWDESPLVVADELHLTEYRLVEKWVNGTEVSYTAAQQHYGHFAGNFSSISITFKLAREMGFFVMDYYIPSILIVVISWVSFWLHMDASPPRIVLGSNTILAFMTLASKVENSLPKVSYIKASEIWFLGCTIFLFAAMVEFAFVNTIYRRKKNVPLKKVNSKYILKSTLTPHLARKQFQKNATNLERSRSWSSLDKSTSEPDYSSQNYLTVHSFPSTINIPSVRIEDEEKTQELSSSVMTIDSVATAPSGSGAGRRPTLAKLHNFTTMTPQEIAQWIDKRSRIVFPAAFLIFNILYWSFIWI comes from the exons ACCCGTAGAAGATGGTACATGCCCGACCTTCACCTCAGTGAGTACATTGACACAAACGGAACTGCTTCAAGAATTAACAAACGATTGCCGCTACGATAAAATGGTCAGGCCACCAGGTGAGATCAATGCAAGTGACCCGATTCATGTGGTATGCAGGGCCAACATATACACGATAAAGTCTAACATGGCTAAGACACTT CAATTTGATGTGCACATGATGCTTCAATTCCGCTACCGCGATCCTAGACTGAAGTTCTCGGACATAGCGCCTCATTTCACCCAAATTTACGGCGGAAGATCTACTCACGATCTCATCTGGACGCCGACAGTCTACGTTGCCAACGAAAGGAGCTCCGCAATTATGGGAAACGGTGTTAAGGATTTACTCGTATCTATCGATCCCACTGGCATGGTTATTTTAAATACCAG GCTTGAAGTTACTTTGAATTGCGGAttgagacttgaaaaatttcccttcgacGTTCAGGAGTGTCCACTGGTGTTTGAGAGTT GGACTAACAGCGTTCAAGAAATGAAACTGGATTGGGACGAGTCGCCATTAGTAGTCGCAGACGAACTACATTTGACTGAATATCGACTGGTCGAAAAATGGGTCAATGGGACTGAGGTATCGTACACAGCTGCGCAACAGCATTACGGTCATTTTG CCGGCAATTTCAGCTCCATAAGCATCACCTTCAAACTCGCCCGTGAAATGGGCTTTTTCGTTATGGATTACTACATTCCCTCGATATTGATTGTCGTAATTTCGTGGGTGTCATTTTGGCTACATATGGATGCCAGCCCTCCACGAATTGTTCTTGGATCAAACACAATTTTGGCATTCATGACACTGGCATCGAAGGTGGAGAATTCATTGCCGAAAGTCTCCTACATCAAGGCTAGTGAGATCTGGTTCCTGGGATGcactatttttctttttgctgctaTGGTGGAGTTTGCCTTCGTCAACACTATCTACAGGAGAAA GAAAAATGTGCCGTTGAAGAAAGTCAATAGCAAATACATCCTAAAATCAACATTGACGCCGCATTTAGCTCGGAAACAATTCCAGAAGAATGCGACGAACTTGGAGCGATCTCGGTCTTGGTCCTCTCTGGACAAGTCAACGAGCGAACCCGATTACAGTAGTCAGAATTATCTGACAGTTCAT AGCTTTCCAAGTACCATAAATATCCCATCAGTAAGGATTGAAGATGAGGAGAAAACCCAAGAGCTGTCGAGTAGTGTAATGACAATTGACAGTGTCGCAACAGCTCCATCAGGGAGTGGTGCAGGGAGGAGGCCAACTCTAGCTAAACTCCACAATTTCACCACAATGACTCCCCAGGAAATAGCCCAGTGGATCGACAAGAGGAGCAGAATCGTCTTCCCGGCTGCTTtccttatttttaatattctgtACTGGTCTTTTATATGGATATAA